The DNA sequence CTGCGTTACAGGCTGGTGTTTGGGATGCTCTACCCTGCCTATGCCTCCTACAAGGCTGTGAAGGCAAAAAACATCCGGGAATACGTGAgtaaaggggctccagcccccCCTTTTCCCGGTCTCCAGCCCCCCCTTTTCCCGGTCTCCAGCCCCCCCCCTTTTCCCGGTCTCCAGCCCCCCCCCTTTTCCCGGTCTCCAGCCCCCCCCCTTTTCCGGGGCTCCGTCCCCCCCCTTTTCCCGGGCTCCAGCCCCCCCTCCTTTTCCCGGGCTCCAGCCCCCCCTCCTTTTCCCGGGCTCCAGCCCCCCCCCTTTTCCCGGGCTCCAGCCCCCCCTCCTTTTCCCGGGCTCCAGCCCCCCCCCTTTTCCCGGTCTCCgtcccccccccttttcccgGTCTCCgtcccccccccttttcccgGTCTCCgtccccccccccttttcccgGGCTCCAGCCCCCCTCCTTTTCCCGGTCTCCAgcccccccttttcccagctccaggcccccttttcccaggctcCAGCCCCTGCTGACACACTCCCTGCTCCCCCAGGTCCGATGGATGATGTACTGGATTGTCTTTGCACTCTTCATGGCCACAGAAACCTTCACTGACCTCCTCATCTCCTGgtgagctggggaggggctcAGGGGGTGAAAAGAAGGGCCCCCAGATGAGGCTCTGGTGGATCTGAGGTGGGGGGTCCAGGGCTGATGTTTGGGGGGAGCAGGACGAGCCCTGGGCCCCCTCCCCATGCTGTCCCCCTGCCCACCAGGTGTCCATTCTACTACGAGGTGAAGATGGCCTTcgtgctgtggctgctgtccCCGTACACACGGGGGGCCAGTCTGCTCTACCGCCGCTTCGTGCACCCCACGCTGGCCCGCAAGGAGAAGGTGAGGGCTGGGGTCATTCTGGGGCATTCTCTGTGCCCATCCTGGGGAGGCTCAGCCCCCTGAGATGGGCTGGTGATGCCCCAGGGTGGTGATCACACCCTGGGATGTGACAATGCCCTGGGAGGTGGCAATAAACAGGGATATGTCAAAGCCCCAACAATGCCATGATGGCCTGGGAAGTGGAAGTGACGATACTGGGGACATGGCACTGTCCTGGGAGGTGCCAATGCCTCAGAGAGGTGGCAATAAACAGGGATATATCAATGCCCCAACAATGCCATGATGGCCTGGGAGATGGGAGTGACAATACTGGGGACATGGCACTGTTCTGGGAGGTGCCAATGCCTCAGAGAGGGGGCAATAAACAGGGATATGTCAATGCCCCAACAATGCCATGATGGCCTGGGAAGTGGAAGTGACAATGCCCAGGGACATGGCACTGTCCTGGGAGGTGCCAATGCCTCAGAGAGGGGGCAATGCCCCAGGATGTGACAACACCTGGGAACATGATCCTGTGcaaacccagcaccaccacggTTGTCTTGGCAGGACATCGACACCTTCCTTGTCCGGACCCGGCAACGTGGCTATGAGACAATGCTGCACTTTGGCAAGAGGGGCCTCAACctggcagccactgctgctgtccaGGCAGCTGCCAAGGTACCCCTTCTGGGCAGGAGTCTCCTCTCCCCGGGGATGGCTCCTCTCCCCGGGGATGGCTCCTCTCCCCGGGGATGGCTCCTCTCCCCGGGGATGGCTCCTCTCCCCGGGGATGGCTCCTCTCCCCGGGGATGGCTCCTCTCCCCGGGGGTGACTCCTCTCCTATGGGTGACTCCTCCCCCTGGGGTGATTCCTCCCCAAGGTGAAATTCCTCTCCCAGGGGGTGATTCCCCTCCCAGGGGGTGATTCCTCCCCAAGGTGAAATTCCCCTCCCTGGGGGTGATTCCTCCCCCTGGGGTGATTCCTCCCCAAGGTGAAATTCCCACCCTATCAGCATGTCCAGAGAGGAGTCTCTGGTtcaggtttgtgtttttttccctgtgtggctcatgccctgccctccctgccctcccaaaTCCAGAGCCAGGGCGCCCTGGCCGGGCGGCTGCGCAGCTTCAGCATGCAGGACCTGCGCTCCATCCCCGACGAGAGCCCCGCACACTTCCAGGACCCCCTGtacctggaggagcaggagagccACCGGCTGGGTGAGTTTGGAGGGGTCACAGCCATGGAGGGGCTCAGCAAAGCcgtgctgggagctgtggtgaCCCCTTTGTCCCCAGGTTTGTCCTCCCGGCGCTACGAgagcgagacggatgatgagGAGCCGTGGTCGGACTCACAGGTGTCCCCCCAGCCTTCCCCCCGCCGGGATCACAAGCCCTTATCCCGCAGCCAGAGCATGCGCTCCCTGAGGAATATCCCGGGAAAAGAGGTGCCGTGGGAGGGGGATGTGTTATGGTGGGGTGTGGATGGGGCAGGAGGGTCCTGACCcttctctgcccctgcccagggctcttcCCGGCTCCTGCGCAGCCGCATCAGGAGGAAAACGGCTCAGTCAGAGCAGGACAGCTAAAAATCCTGGGAAACCTCTGCCAGGAGTCTTAACAGGAGTTTGCTGCTGTGGTGTGAGGGAGTAGACATCATTCCTTGCATCCCCTGGAGGAGGGCGGTCCCGCATCCCCTGGAGGAGGGCGGTCCCGCATCCCCTGGAGGAGGGCGGTCCCGCATCCCTGGGGGCGGTCCCGCATCCCTGGGGGCGGTCCCGCATCCCTGGGGGCGGTCCCgcatccctgggggtgtccctgcaTCCTTGGAGAGGGCGCTCCGCACACCTGACCCTAAATCCCTCCTGTGACCTCTGTGATGCCTCGGGGAGGGGACACCAccttgctctgctgctcagacCCCCCAGCTCGGCGCTGGCGCCTCCCCCGTGGGGGTCTGGCCCCCCCTTTTCTCCCACCTCATGAACACTACACACACTGGGGTCCCCCCCTCTTCCCATGGTGCCTTATTTTCCCACATTCCCTTTCCCCTCAGGAGCCAGGGAGGGGATGTGCCTTGTCCCTCTGAAGCCAAAGACACAGTCCCTTGGCTGGGCCCCCCCAGACACAGACTGACACCCCCAACACTTGAACTCCTGGGGCTGGTGCCtcactgtgccctgctgggcaccacATTCCCAGGCTTTGAACATTCCCCCCCAAAAAGGGGTTTTTgtacatggaaaaataaatgttgtttCAGACTTCCAGCACCAGGAGTTGTCCCCTTtactgtccctgccccaggggcaggGCCTGGTGTTCAtgaggcagagcaggactgggggtgcaggggcgATTTTTCCTGTTTGGAGGAAGCTGTATCCTCTGGGATCCATCCAAGATTCCTCCAAGGCCTCTCCTGGAGTTTCACCCCTCTGCTTTAGGTCCCTGGAATACCCTGTAGCAGGCCCAGACTCTTCCAGGGAAGCTTCCtgagattatttttctcttggagGAAATTATCCTCTAGGTTCAATCTGAAATTCCTTCCAAGCATCTCCCAGAAACTTTTTACCCTTGTTTCAGGTTCCAGGATCCCACGTAGCATCCTCAGACTCCTCCAAGGAAGTTACCCACAGTGATTTTCTGTCTTTGGGAGGAGGCTGTATCCTTTGGGATCCATCCGAGATTCCTTCCAGGGCCTTTTCATCCATATTTCAGTTTCCAGGATCCCAGTAGCAGCCCTGGACTCCTCCAGGGAAGCTTCTTGAGGTGGTTTTTGGCTTTGGAGGAGGCTGTATCCTTTGGGATCCATCCAAGATTCCTTCCAGAGCTTCTCCCAGGGTCTTTTCACCCATATTTCAGTTTCCAGGATCCCAGTAGCAGCCCTGGACTCCTCCAGGGAAGCTTCTTGAGGTGGTTTTTGGCTTTGGAAGAGGCCATATCCTTTGGGATCCTCCCGATGCTCCTCTCAGAGCCTTTTCCCACCCACTTTAGGACCCCAAAAGCCCAGGTCACATCCCCAAACTTCCCAGCGAGCCCggggtgggtgctgggctgtCGGGATCCTGCAGTAGCCGCGTCCCCCACGGCGTGGCAGCACCACCCACGGCCCTGCTgggacatccctgtccccgtgtccctgcTGGACATCCATCCCTGGATTGTCCCCAcggctctgcccaccctgcctctccctgcagcGGCTCCCACATCCCACCCGGGCTTCCCAATCCCTTTCTGGGGGGTCTTTTCCCAGCCtaggtgggcacaggtgggtcGGGCACCATGGCACAAAGTGACTCGTGTGGCCTCTCCTGCCCCCTGGTGCCCGCCTGTCCCCCggtgccctgtccctggcaccAATCCCCTCGCTCCCAATCCTTCCTGCCCTCACCCCTCGGGCCAGCCTGTATTTTTAGCCCTTGGCTGCTTTCGGGGGGtcttcccagggcagggagagcgtCTGTCCCGGGCTGGAGCCTCTCCAGGGCAGGCTCCAAGGGCcgtcccggggcaggcaggggtGTTGGACCAGCTTAGGTGGAGGTGGCTGGATTAGCCCCGTAAAACTGCCTGGGAGACGATTACTTAAAGCAGCGGAGAAGGAAGGCTGGGTGGGGACAGCAAGGGCCAGGGGGCTGCCTGTAATCCCCCCAAAGCCGCTTAGGGAGCTCAGTTCCTCCAAGGAtacagcccagggaggctgctggggtgacctgcctgccctgggggtcAAAAGGGTGGGTTGTTCTTTTTTGGGGGACCCCAGGATGTGCTGTGAGGGGGTGGCAGTGGTGTTGGAGCCTGGGCATTCCACCCCCCAGGGTGGGGGTATCAGTGATTCCCAGCTTGGGGGAAACAGGCACAACACCAGCACCTCCCAAGGTGGGTTCCTGGCAAGGCAACTGGGAGTTTTGGCGTCCCGTTTTTGGCAGGTCTGTGTGTTCCCCGGGTGCTGGAACACAAGGAGGGGACAGGAACCGGGCGGGGCTGCACAGCCCGTCCCCCCAGAGCCGCGGCAGCCCCTGCGGGTGCCAGCGCTGATCCCAGCTGTGTCAGCGCGCgggtctgtgccaggctgcagtCAGCAAAGCCCTAATCCCTCCCGGCTCGCCTGGCACcgccccagcacagcagtttAAGCGCCTGACCTGAGCTCGCCCGCTGCCACAGTCCCCTCAGGGGAGGGggtgccaggctgagcccccgCTGCCTCCACTGTGGGGaaccccctgtgccacccccggGCAGCGTTTGTGCCCACTGGGGTGGGGTGAAGTAGGGCTGGAGGGTTGAAGGAGGTCTCATTATCTGGTGGGCTCTTGGGCTGCATCCCCAGAAGGTTCAGGGAGGGGATTCTCTCCcgctctgctctggtgagaccccacctgcagctctggggtctcCAACATCAGAAGgaggtggagctgctggaaggagtccagaggaggccacgggGAtggtcccagagctgcagcccctctgctctggggccaggctgggagagcacagggtgttcagcttggagaagaatAAGCTCCGAGGAGACCTcagagtcccttccagtgcctacaggggctccaagagaagctgaacaagggaaagtgccaggacaagggggaatggcacATCCCTGCGGGCTGGCAGGGGACCGGGTGACCCGGGGCTGCTCCCTCTCCCAGCTGACAGGGACGCGTCTGGTGCTCCAGGGGCGTGTGATGCCAACCCCTTGCCATCAGTGCCCCCGGGACAGGCGCTGCCCGTTCCTGCAGGGCATCAGCCTTATGATCTGCTGCCTTGGCACTGCCAAAGGTCAGTGCCCGGGGGTGCCATGGCTGGGCACTGCGGGGGTGTCACCTTGGCACTGCTCCCTCCCcgggcagtgctgggtcagGGGAA is a window from the Pithys albifrons albifrons isolate INPA30051 chromosome 29, PitAlb_v1, whole genome shotgun sequence genome containing:
- the REEP4 gene encoding receptor expression-enhancing protein 4, with amino-acid sequence MLSWILSRVIELVFGMLYPAYASYKAVKAKNIREYVRWMMYWIVFALFMATETFTDLLISWCPFYYEVKMAFVLWLLSPYTRGASLLYRRFVHPTLARKEKDIDTFLVRTRQRGYETMLHFGKRGLNLAATAAVQAAAKSQGALAGRLRSFSMQDLRSIPDESPAHFQDPLYLEEQESHRLGLSSRRYESETDDEEPWSDSQVSPQPSPRRDHKPLSRSQSMRSLRNIPGKEGSSRLLRSRIRRKTAQSEQDS